GGGGTTCCTGTTCGCGAGCCCATCAAGGAGGACCTGAGCCTGCCCGTGGGAAAGGTCGAAAATGATCGTTTTACAGGCATCCGGTTTCCTTTCAATGTCACTGCCCCTACCGGCTGGAAGATTGCCACCCAGTTCCCCCCCTTCATGTTGGAATTGGGTTATGAGAAGGAAGGCTTAGAGGAATCCGAAGTCTTTATCTATAATCCCTTAACCCAATCGAATATCCAGTTCGACTTCACACCTGCCGGTCGTTATTCGAGATTCAGTCAGGAGAAGATGGAAAATCTGGTTACAGCAGCCGCCGGTGGTTTTAAGAAAGAATTGGAGGGAGAACATGGGAAGGGGATCGAGGTCTCCTTCGGCCCGACCGAGCCCGTCCGCCTCAAAGGGGTTCAATATGCCGCCAAAAAGTCGGCGACCTACCACGTCAAGGGGATCAAAAGAGAACAAGGTTGGATTTATGGGTTTGCCGAGCCCTACCAGATCTTCATCCTCTTCATGATCGTTGAGAAGGAGGGGAGCAAGGACCGGGAGGATTTAAAAGCGATCTTAGAGTCCTTTGAGGTCTTTCCGGATAAAAAATAGGAAGAAAGGAGAATTCAAATGGCCGAAAAAGGAGAAGGGAAGGTTTACAAATGTAAAACCTGCGGGATGGTGACGACGGAGAAGGGACATCTCTGTGATCCCCAGGAGATTAAAAAGGCTTATACCTGCGAATATTGCGGGGTTACGGTATCCAACCCCCGGCATGTTTGCAAACCCAAGGCCGCCAAGTTGAACTACGTTTGCGAGGCCTGTGGCCGTGTGGCCGTCTTTCAGGAGGACTTGTGTAAACCGGTTGAGATCGGGAAATAGGAGGGTTTCCCTACCGGGGGGCTTTGGCTTCGGGATTCTCCCAGCCCATCAATCCGAAGGGTTGATGGGCTTTTTGTTTTCCTGGGGTGGCTCCGGCCATGAGGGAGCCAGACTCTCTCCGGTTGAATTTTGTCGGGAGATTGATTAAGTTTATTTAGGTTTTTTGTTCCGAGCATCGAGGGAATTTCGAATCAAAAGGGGGACACCATGGAGATTGTGGAACTGAAAAAGGGGATTTACTGGGTCGGGGCGATCGACTGGAATGTAAGGGATTTTCACGGCTATTCGACCCCTACGGGGACGACTTACAATGCCTATCTCGTCTTAGATGAGAAGAATGTCCTCATCGACGTCGTCAAAACGCCTTTTTACCTCGAGATGGTGGGCCGGATTTCAGAAATTCTGGATCCCTCCAAGATCGACGTCATCGTCTCCAACCATGTGGAGATGGATCACTCAAGCTCCCTCCCTCAACTGGTTGAGCGGATCGGGAATCCTTTGATCCTGACCTCCGAGAGAGGCCAGAAGGGACTGGCGAAGCATTACCAGAGGTCGATGAATTTCAAGGTGGTGAAGACAGGCGAGACCTTTCCCATCGGCCGAAGGACCCTCACGTTCGTCGAGGCCCCCATGCTTCACTGGCCGGACAGCATGTTCACCTATATCCCGGAAGAGCGGGTTTTGTTTCCGAACGACGCCTTCGGTCAGCACATCGCCACCTGCCAGAGATTCGAGGACGAGGTCTGCACGGACGTGATGAAACACGCCGCCAAGTATTTTGCGAACATCCTCTGGCCCCTGGCGCCCTTGATTCTCAAAAAGATCGACGAGGTGGTGAAGATGGGGATTCCCATTGATGTGATCGCCCCAAGCCATGGCCTCATCTGGAGGAAAGACCCCCAGCGAATCCTTCAGGCCTATGTCGACTGGAGCCAGGGGAAGACTTCCCAGAAGGTCCTCGTCGTCTATGACACGATGTGGGGAAGCACGGAATTGCTGGCCAAGGCGATCTTAAAGGGGTTGGTCGAGGAGGGGGTCGATGCCAAACTCCTCCACCTCCGGTCGAATCATCGAAGCGATATCATCGAGGAGATGCTCGAAGCCAAGGGCGTCCTGTTAGGGTCTCCTACGCTGAATAACGGGATGTTTCCCACCATGGGCGATTTCCTCACCTACATGAAAGGATTGAAGCCGACGGGGAAACGATTCGGCCTCTTCGGCTCCTATGGCTGGGGCGGGGGGGCGATCAAGGAGATGCGCAAGAGCCTCGAAGAGGAGAGGTTCGAGGTCTGGGAGAAGGAGCTGGCTGCCCAGTACATCCCCGATCCCGACGAGATCAAGAGGGCCATCGAATTTGGGAAGGAATTCGCGAAGAGGTTAAGCTCGTGAGACGGGGCCGATCAGCCCATGTCCCTTTCAGCCACGTGGGGGGTGCCTGATGGAACATCCAGTCTATGGTCCGGTGGTGATCGACCATTTCACCCATCCGAGGAATATGGGCGAGATGGAGAATCCGGATGGAGTGGGAGAGGCGAAGAATCCTGTCTGCGGAGATTCGATGAGGCTCTACCTTAAGGTGGAGTCGGGCCGGATCGTCGATGTCAAATTCCTCACCTTCGGCTGCGGGGCGGCGATCGCCTCTTCCAGCCTTGCCACCGAGATGATCAAGGGAAAGACGATCGAGGAGGCCCTGCAGATCAAGGACGAGGATATCGTC
This Thermodesulfobacteriota bacterium DNA region includes the following protein-coding sequences:
- a CDS encoding FprA family A-type flavoprotein, with amino-acid sequence MEIVELKKGIYWVGAIDWNVRDFHGYSTPTGTTYNAYLVLDEKNVLIDVVKTPFYLEMVGRISEILDPSKIDVIVSNHVEMDHSSSLPQLVERIGNPLILTSERGQKGLAKHYQRSMNFKVVKTGETFPIGRRTLTFVEAPMLHWPDSMFTYIPEERVLFPNDAFGQHIATCQRFEDEVCTDVMKHAAKYFANILWPLAPLILKKIDEVVKMGIPIDVIAPSHGLIWRKDPQRILQAYVDWSQGKTSQKVLVVYDTMWGSTELLAKAILKGLVEEGVDAKLLHLRSNHRSDIIEEMLEAKGVLLGSPTLNNGMFPTMGDFLTYMKGLKPTGKRFGLFGSYGWGGGAIKEMRKSLEEERFEVWEKELAAQYIPDPDEIKRAIEFGKEFAKRLSS
- a CDS encoding iron-sulfur cluster assembly scaffold protein — translated: MEHPVYGPVVIDHFTHPRNMGEMENPDGVGEAKNPVCGDSMRLYLKVESGRIVDVKFLTFGCGAAIASSSLATEMIKGKTIEEALQIKDEDIVKALGGLPESKIHCSVLAEMAIRAAVEDYRKRRAGN